One region of Armigeres subalbatus isolate Guangzhou_Male chromosome 3, GZ_Asu_2, whole genome shotgun sequence genomic DNA includes:
- the LOC134219119 gene encoding probable 4-coumarate--CoA ligase 1 — translation MSSAYDPEKKIWSGVKLPGPFNPQANLGQLILNTLERNPSMVAQVCVESGVELTCEEIRLRAIRAAQNLTKLGYKKGDMIGFAVRNRENVAPLVYGCFLIGAPINCIDPDFTINDIAHMFRISKPVLVVADRDNVETVKSACRDAGISPRFLLDSDDCKQDDISILDVIKETGSEQYYFPQYLGDSEKLVAAILCSSGTTGMPKGICLSHAQLIHQTAMICNLHLYKIPFSFSSLYWASGFFQLIQCPFNSATHYISTRRFSPEAFFEIVEKQALTTMFCPPAQMTMILQSPLLSRANLSSLKSIFSGGGFVSTGLRKSFEKMVPSCTVGVGYGTSEIGYVSSDGFGGKPREGSVGTLAPNIEAKILNDDGNQVGVNEQGVLWFRYQIKPIGYLYNQEATDEIMTEDGWVCSGDIGYFDKDCFLFVVDRKKEIIKYKNYQISPAEIEAVIEQLPEVAHVCVVGLVDSVQHTDLPTAVVQLRRDCTLSEASIVDLVAAKLADFKHLRGGVFFADELPMTKSGKLQRYEIRKYAEKRAASNSVGNRVSDTVKLLEKFISSNGK, via the exons ATGTCGTCCGCGTACGATCCAGAGAAAAAAATTTGGTCCGGCGTTAAGCTGCCGGGCCCGTTTAATCCGCAGGCGAATTTGGGTCAACTGATCCTGAATACACTGGAAAGAAATCCGTCTATGGTGGCTCAGGTCTGTGTGGAATCCGGAGTGGAGTTAACATGCGAGGAGATACGACTCCGAGCCATTCGAGCTGCACAGAATCTGACCAAGCTGGggtacaagaaaggtgacatgATTGGCTTTGCTGTGAGGAACCGAGAGAATGTTGCGCCACTGGTTTACGGTTGCTTCCTAATTGGAGCTCCGATCAATTGCATTGATCCGGATTTTACGATAAATGACATTGCGCACATGTTTCGCATCAGTAAACCGGTACTGGTGGTTGCCGATAGAGATAACGTGGAAACCGTGAAAAGTGCTTGTCGTGATGCTGGAATAAGCCCAAGGTTTTTATTAGATAGTGACGACTGTAAACAGGACGATATATCTATTTTGGATGTAATTAAGGAGACGGGAAGTGAACAGTATTATTT CCCTCAATATCTCGGTGACTCGGAGAAGCTTGTCGCAGCTATTCTATGCTCATCCGGAACAACTGGAATGCCGAAAGGAATCTGTTTATCACATGCACAGCTCATTCACCAGACTGCCATGATATG CAACCTTCACTTGTACAAGATTCCGTTCTCGTTCAGCTCTCTTTACTGGGCCTCCGGATTTTTCCAGTTGATTCAGTGCCCGTTTAACAGCGCCACGCATTACATATCAACCCGTCGTTTCAGCCCTGAGGCATTTTTCGAAATCGTAGAGAAGCAAGCTCTCACAACCATGTTTTGTCCCCCTGCGCAGATGACGATGATCCTCCAAAGCCCTCTGTTGTCAAGAGCGAACTTGTCTAGTCTGAAGAGCATTTTCAGTGGAGGGGGATTTGTTTCAACTGGACTACGTAAGTCTTTTGAGAAAATGGTTCCTTCGTGCACTGTTGGTGTAGGGTATGGAACATCTGAAATCGGATATGTCTCTTCGGATGGATTTGGAGGAAAACCGCGGGAAGGATCCGTTGGAACTTTGGCGCCAAACATAGAAGCAAAGATATTGAATGACGATGGCAATCAAGTGGGCGTCAATGAGCAAGGAGTCCTCTGGTTTAGataccaaatcaaaccaatagGCTACCTGTACAATCAAGAAGCAACCGACGAAATAATGACCGAAGACGGATGGGTGTGCAGTGGAGATATTGGGTACTTCGATAAGGATTGTTTCTTGTTCGTGGTGGACAGAAAGAAGGAAATCATCAAATACAAAAACTACCAAATATCACCGGCAGAGATTGAAGCCGTCATTGAGCAACTTCCGGAAGTGGCCCACGTGTGCGTGGTGGGATTGGTCGACTCGGTTCAGCACACTGACTTACCGACTGCAGTGGTTCAGCTTCGGCGCGACTGTACGCTAAGTGAGGCAAGTATTGTCGACCTCGTAGCGGCAAAGTTAGCTGACTTCAAGCATCTCCGCGGTGGGGTGTTTTTTGCGGATGAATTGCCAATGACCAAATCTGGTAAGCTTCAGAGGTACGAGATACGAAAGTATGCAGAGAAAAGAGCGGCATCCAATAGTGTCGGAAATAGAGTGTCCGACACCGTGAAGCTTTTGGAAAAGTTTATTTCTAGTAATGGTAAATAA